The following coding sequences lie in one Aspergillus puulaauensis MK2 DNA, chromosome 3, nearly complete sequence genomic window:
- the UBC4 gene encoding putative ubiquitin conjugating enzyme (UbcD) (COG:O;~EggNog:ENOG410PI8T;~InterPro:IPR016135,IPR023313,IPR000608;~PFAM:PF00179) codes for MALKRINKELTDLGRDPPSSCSAGPAGEDLFHWQATIMGPGDSPYSGGVFFLTIHFPTDYPFKPPKVNFNTRIYHPNINSNGSICLDILRDQWSPALTISKVLLSICSMLTDPNPDDPLVPEIAHVYKTDRPRYEATAREWTRKYAI; via the exons ATGGCTCTCAAGAGAATTAACAAGGAACTCACTGACCTCGGCCG tgatcctccttcttcctgctctgccGGCCCTGCCGGAGAAGATCTG TTCCACTGGCAAGCAACAATTATGGGTCCC GGTGACTCTCCATACTCAGGCGGCGTATTCTTCCTGACGATTCACTTCCCTACCGACTACCCATTCAAGCCTCCAAAAGTCAACTTTAACACTCGGATCTACCACCCCAACATCAACTCGAACGGCAGCATCTGTCTTGACATTCTCCGTGACCAATGGAGCCCTGCCCTGACAATCTCTAAAG TGCTACTCTCGATCTGCTCTATGCTCACAGACCCCAACCCGGATGACCCCTTGGTGCCTGAGATTGCCCACGTGTACAAGACCGACCGCCCCCGATACGAAGCAACCGCACGTGAATGGACTCGCAAATACGCCATCTGA
- a CDS encoding uncharacterized protein (COG:E;~EggNog:ENOG410PW2Z), with product MDMDGNSIEAVYRPSLDTKSSSGSTVSRSVVSNSKPALALLENGSVVSKASTAKSNAKSHASKATTAVDRGIPSERAPTVVSSRETQRAPQQAQQAPPTYVIHTQAAQKTDDGKAAKTIVGTLIGAAAGAAFAYAMSKGDSESSETTSSPNQPPQFAPQEFRQLPSQESSPASSHYQGYRAIEAPSAARSIYSQAESRPPLSRSVTSKNPWASTVYEGTEFGTRGPKGSMYYDDGGRRASEGSIYNQSEIPLRAIEYPGAYEPQQYQPDMSTLISSFRDKSRISEKAGSVYSTSTIKASKTQHSHHSHHSVTKSHSGSTASSTRTARQIPLPEGSAASFASYRSGAKPARYDDVEVETHVTPDDSISQAGGDSSRRSSHSHRSHQSHHTHKSGASRRSSKFDEPVRPSDSVSQVSSHASKRTVKAGGSIAGGGSKAGSKMGSSRRGSQVV from the coding sequence ATGGACATGGATGGGAATAGCATCGAGGCCGTGTATCGACCCTCTCTAGACACGaaaagcagcagcggcagcaccGTGTCCAGATCGGTTGTTAGCAATAGCAAACCTGCTCTTGCACTCCTTGAGAACGGCTCTGTTGTCTCGAAGGCCAGCACTGCCAAGTCCAATGCGAAATCCCACGCATCTAAGGCGACTACCGCTGTAGATCGGGGAATTCCATCAGAGCGCGCTCCGACAGTCGTCTCGTCTCGCGAAACCCAGAGAGCCCCCCAACAAGCTCAGCAAGCGCCCCCGACCTATGTCATCCATACTCAAGCAGCGCAGAAAACCGACGACGGCAAGGCTGCCAAGACGATCGTTGGCACACTCatcggcgctgctgctggtgctgcctTTGCCTACGCCATGTCCAAAGGCGATTCGGAGTCGAGTGaaacaacatcctctccTAATCAACCTCCACAGTTCGCTCCCCAGGAGTTCCGTCAGCTTCCCTCGCAGGAGTCCTCGCCAGCGTCCTCTCATTACCAGGGCTACCGAGCCATTGAGGCaccttctgctgctcgaaGCATCTATTCTCAGGCAGAATCGCGGCCTCCGCTAAGCCGTAGCGTCACATCAAAGAACCCCTGGGCGAGTACCGTCTACGAGGGTACAGAATTCGGAACTAGAGGTCCAAAGGGAAGCATGTACTACGATGATGGCGGCCGTCGCGCTTCAGAAGGGAGCATCTACAACCAAAGTGAAATTCCCCTCAGAGCCATCGAGTATCCAGGAGCGTACGAGCCCCAGCAGTACCAGCCCGATATGAGTACCCTGATCAGCTCCTTCCGCGACAAATCTCGAATTTCCGAAAAGGCGGGAAGCGTTTACTCAACCTCTACCATCAAGGCATCCAAAACCCAGCATTCTCATCACTCACACCACTCTGTCACAAAGTCCCACTCCGGAAGCACGGCCTCATCAACGCGGACAGCCCGTCAGATCCCTCTCCCTGAAGGCTCAGCAGCCTCGTTCGCGTCTTACCGCAGCGGCGCTAAGCCTGCGCGATACGACGACGTGGAAGTCGAGACGCATGTCACACCCGACGACTCCATCAGCCAAGCTGGCGGCGACTCGTCTAGACGCTCCTCTCATTCCCATCGCTCTCACCAGAGTCACCACACCCATAAGTCAGGTGCCTCCAGACGCTCGAGCAAATTCGACGAACCTGTCCGACCAAGTGACAGTGTCAGTCAGGTGTCGAGCCATGCCTCTAAACGAACTGTCAAGGCCGGTGGGAGCATCGCGGGCGGTGGCTCCAAGGCTGGTTCGAAGATGGGCTCTAGTCGGAGAGGGAGTCAGGTTGTGTAA
- the EMG1 gene encoding 18S rRNA pseudouridine methyltransferase (BUSCO:EOG09263DFA;~COG:J;~EggNog:ENOG410PGWK;~InterPro:IPR029028,IPR005304,IPR029026;~PFAM:PF03587;~go_function: GO:0008168 - methyltransferase activity [Evidence IEA]), with translation MDADSPDRAGTQSCPPPELPQLVAEQHVPIPPADKETQRLIVVLSHASLETFRASHGGRNGTARDEKYSLLNSDEHIGVMRKMNRDISEARPDIAHQCLLTLLDSPVNKAGKLQIFIHTAKGVLIEVNPSVRIPRTFKRFAGLMVQLLHRLSIRSTNSQEKLLKVIKNPITDHLPPNCRKVTLSYEAPVVRCKDYLESLGPKESICIFVGAMAKGQDDFADSFKDDAISISNYSLSASVACSKFCHAAEEVWDIL, from the exons ATGGATGCTGACAGTCCGGACCGCGCAGGGACTCAGTCTTGCCCTCCTCCCGAATTGCCCCAGCTTGTCGCTGAGCAGCATGTGCCTATCCCTCCTGCTGACAAGGAGACCCAGCGTTTGATCGTGGTGCTCTCCCATGCTAGCTTGGAGACGTTTAGGGCCTCCCACGGTGGTCGCAATGGCACGGCTCGGGACGAGAAGTATTCGTTGCTCAACAGCGATGAACACATTGGTGTTATGCGCAAGATGAACCGAGACATTAGCGAAGCACGCCCTGACATTGCCCACCAG TGTCTCCTTACCCTCCTTGACTCTCCCGTCAACAAGGCCGGCAAGCTACAAATCTTCATTCATACTGCCAAAGGCGTCTTGATTGAAGTGAACCCCTCTGTTCGCATTCCTCGAACTTTCAAGCGGTTTGCCGGTCTTATGGTTCAACTTTTGCATCGACTCTCCATTCGTTCCACCAATTCGCAAGAAAAGCTACTCAAAGTCATCAAGAACCCCATTACTGATCACTTGCCGCCAAACTGCCGCAAAGTAACGCTAAGCTACGAAGCCCCGGTTGTGAGATGCAAGGACTATCTTGAGTCTCTCGGTCCCAAGGAGAGCATCTGTATATTTGTCGGAGCCATGGCTAAGGGTCAAGATGACTTTGCGGACTCTTTCAAGGATGATGCAATTAGTATCAGCAACTACAGTCTCAGTGCCAGTGTAGCGTGCAGCAAGTTCTGCCATGCTGCTGAGGAAGTTTGGGATATCCTTTGA
- the ECO1 gene encoding ESCO family N-acetyltransferase (COG:L;~EggNog:ENOG410PMEH;~InterPro:IPR028009,IPR033257,IPR028005;~PFAM:PF13880,PF13878;~go_function: GO:0016407 - acetyltransferase activity [Evidence IEA];~go_process: GO:0000070 - mitotic sister chromatid segregation [Evidence IEA];~go_process: GO:0007062 - sister chromatid cohesion [Evidence IEA];~go_process: GO:0045132 - meiotic chromosome segregation [Evidence IEA]): MPWTVTNSFKRGLMMKTYGRSSWRVYDDDQRPAAKKRRVLSDSESDAAEKSIEYAIRESTANVRSSPSRRNSLALSDGSQDTELSTPPSSPPPRLSPPPQNTRKPTFSFLKRKHSATKEGTNGTPLSEVNSNSVRASADPPKKKAATQAPQQPALKQMQLDLGHEVRKTCATCGMEYVPSNTEDSSLHKKFHDMNSTGVDLGKAFMRANASRWVYEATRFDEGYVVIVDRKSSPTAKNQAKKVLEVISKELSSPVIEDEVLWSQTEPPKHLRKNGASESVDRYKVFLHMKDSRCVGACLTERIWESHAVDKASLQADGTDSAVTVRNETHSAVVGISRIWTSGSSRRKGIAMDLLDCVVSNFIYGMEIPKDQVAFSQPTNSGKNLAQAFFGTENEWHVYKES, encoded by the exons ATGCCGTGGACTGTAACGAATTCATTTAAACG AGGTCTCATGATGAAAACATACGGCCGGTCCTCATGGCGCGTCTACGACGATGACCAGCGGCCCGCGGCCAAGAAAAGACGCGTTTTGTCCGACAGCGAGTCGGACGCGGCCGAAAAGAGCATTGAGTATGCCATTCGGGAGTCTACAGCCAACGTGCGATCGAGCCCATCGCGTCGGAATTCCCTTGCACTATCAGACGGCTCTCAGGATACTGAACTGTCAACTCCCCCTTCCTCACCCCCGCCTCGATTGTCGCCCCCACCGCAGAACACGCGAAAACCTAcattctccttcctcaaacGCAAGCACTCGGCCACCAAGGAGGGAACCAATGGGACCCCTCTGTCGGAGGTGAATTCCAACAGCGTGCGCGCGTCTGCTGATCccccgaagaagaaagcagcaACACAAGCGCCTCAACAACCGGCGTTGAAGCAAATGCAACTTGACCTGGGCCACGAGGTACGGAAGACATGCGCGACCTGTGGTATGGAGTATGTGCCCTCGAACACCGAAGACTCCTCTCTTCACAAGAAATTCCACGACATGAACTCGACCGGAGTAGATCTAGGAAAAGCGTTTATGAGGGCGAACGCGTCGCGATGGGTCTACGAGGCGACTCGCTTTGACGAGGGATACGTGGTGATAGTGGATCGCAAGTCATCTCCGACCGCGAAGAACCAGGCCAAGAAAGTCCTGGAGGTTATCAGTAAAGAATTGTCGTCCCCGGTgatcgaggacgaggtccTATGGAGCCAGACGGAACCACCGAAACATCTGCGCAAGAATGGGGCGTCGGAGAGCGTGGACAGATACAAGGTTTTTTTGCATATGAAGGATAGTCGGTGTGTCGGAGCATGTTTGACTGAGCGCATCTGGGAATCTCACGCAGTGGACAAGGCATCTCTCCAGGCAGATGGCACCGACTCGGCCGTCACTGTCCGCAACGAGACTCACTCTGCGGTCGTGGGGATTTCGCGCATTTGGACATCAGGCTCTTCACGACGCAAAGGCATCGCGATGGACCTTTTGGATTGCGTGGTGAGCAATTTTATTTACGGGATGGAAATCCCCAAGGACCAGGTGGCCTTCAGCCAACCGACCAACAGCGGGAAAAACCTCGCCCAGGCATTCTTCGGGACCGAGAACGAATGGCACGTTTACAAGGAAAGCTAA
- a CDS encoding uncharacterized protein (COG:S;~EggNog:ENOG410Q0TJ): MSGLNPFRPKKPEDLTAHRHQPQSSLSITSPPNIPDPIFFGHPSNTPVATNQTNPPPRSASASATPPPTVSAPDLDDSVTSDDQSSSDPFSQDADVSDYEAERAKAPSDALATASLDAQQRHQGTTRTTTPSSQSSTETDLSGDQNPKTGNRVHAENGGELRESTAIASSLPSRQTPVSMGEPGSDSTANEPAPYTHSRKSSRPVSLGPGIDLNTLATRSGNRDRVPPPPPKSHHGKLISPDLSIIPPASQTTPGKAASRVSFHGPSPGPLASPRITQATPDYFGTPSSQPSAPADTLRRSQSQYKRPPTPPLSRRHSQMRRSKSALSKPSSSQLSVSHSTIETTASTPSSPGSRSPTPSLRSRDSRSDQIIPDDSNPNFTLQSENIAPSSMQSTEVSGLGTQPNPRTASKRSSLLNTLPPPPPPRRTRGSNHSNDNNRPAGLRSEQRADEPGDFASHPSNATDILADLSRLQKEVDDLRGHYENRRAQ; this comes from the exons ATGTCTGGATTAAATCCTTTCCGCCCTAAAAAGCCAGAAG ATCTGACAGCGCATCGACATCAGCCGCAGTCCTCTCTGTCCATAACCTCCCCACCAAATATCCCGGATCCCATCTTCTTTGGCCATCCGTCAAACACTCCAGTTGCAACAAACCAGACAAACCCCCCGCCGCGGAGTGCCAGTGCTAGCGCCACTCCACCTCCGACAGTCAGTGCGCCAGATCTTGACGATTCAGTGACTTCGGATGATCAATCAAGTTCGGATCCTTTCAGTCAGGATGCCGATGTAAGCGACTATGAGGCAGAACGGGCCAAAGCCCCATCAGACGCCTTAGCGACAGCTTCCTTGGATGCCCAACAACGTCACCAAGGAACAACCCGCACCACTACCCCCTCGAGTCAATCGTCAACCGAAACTGATCTCTCTGGCGACCAAAACCCGAAGACTGGTAATCGAGTACATGCCGAAAACGGTGGAGAGTTGCGAGAAAGTACAGCGATTGCCAGCTCATTACCCTCGCGCCAGACGCCTGTTTCAATGGGGGAACCAGGCAGTGATAGCACAGCTAATGAGCCGGCACCATATACACACTCTAGAAAATCGAGTCGACCGGTCTCATTAGGGCCAGGCATAGACCTAAACACCCTTGCGACTCGTTCTGGAAATAGGGATAGAGtgccaccacctcccccgAAAAGTCATCATGGGAAATTAATTAGTCCTGATCTGAGCATAATCCCGCCAGCATCCCAGACTACTCCCGGAAAAGCTGCGAGCCGGGTATCGTTTCACGGCCCTTCTCCAGGTCCCTTGGCTTCCCCTCGAATAACACAAGCAACTCCAGATTACTTCGGCACACCCTCAAGCCAACCCTCTGCGCCCGCCGATACTCTTCGGCGTAGTCAATCCCAATACAAACGACCTCCCACTCCACCGTTGAGTCGACGGCATAGTCAGATGAGGCGTTCCAAGTCCGCTCTTTCAAAACCAAGCTCTTCCCAGCTGTCTGTGTCCCATTCGACGATTGAGACTACTgcatcaacgccctcaagTCCTGGTTCTCGGTCGCCAACTCCCTCGCTACGGAGTAGAGATTCCAGAAGTGACCAGATCATCCCTGATGACTCAAATCCCAACTTTACCTTGCAATCGGAGAATATAGCACCGTCCTCCATGCAATCTACGGAAGTATCGGGGCTAGGAACGCAGCCGAATCCTCGAACCGCTTCGAAGCGATCATCACTCCTAAATACTCTACCACCGCCCCCGCCTCCTCGGCGCACTCGCGGGAGCAACCACAGTAACGATAACAATCGGCCCGCCGGTCTGCGTTCAGAACAACGCGCAGATGAGCCTGGAGACTTTGcctcccatccatcaaatGCGACGGATATCCTGGCAGATCTGTCGCGTTTGCAGAAAGAGGTAGATGATCTTCGCGGGCATTACGAGAACCGGAGGGCCCAGTAA